One Myxococcota bacterium DNA segment encodes these proteins:
- a CDS encoding HDOD domain-containing protein — protein sequence MSASFSEIIESHIEANRTELPVFDGTSLRVQQLANAESIDVPALEAVIEQDPVLASAALRMANSPFYGGLSQVDSVRDAVVRLGAKRMAGIAVVVALKSNYRMKDRLLQEIVAKLWNHAVACSLGARWLAGRIKRRDLADSAFMAGMLHDIGKLLVLRVIDELTASRPDFDPPEGLVREMLVKLHTRCGGDLLEKWSLPALYARVAQHHHDPDFADDDELLLVVRLVDQACNKLGIGIEPQPDLNLAASAEAQVLGVSEVIAAELEIQLEDAQSYA from the coding sequence GTGTCAGCGAGTTTCTCCGAGATCATCGAATCCCACATCGAAGCGAACCGGACCGAGCTTCCGGTCTTCGACGGGACGTCGCTTCGTGTCCAGCAGCTCGCGAACGCCGAGAGCATCGACGTTCCCGCGCTCGAGGCCGTCATCGAGCAGGATCCCGTCCTGGCGAGCGCGGCGTTGCGTATGGCGAACTCGCCCTTCTACGGGGGGCTCTCCCAGGTGGACAGCGTGCGCGACGCCGTGGTCCGCCTCGGTGCGAAGCGCATGGCGGGCATCGCGGTGGTGGTTGCGCTGAAGTCGAACTACCGGATGAAGGATCGCCTGCTGCAAGAGATCGTCGCCAAGCTGTGGAACCACGCGGTGGCGTGCAGTTTGGGAGCGCGCTGGTTGGCGGGTCGGATCAAGCGCCGGGACCTCGCGGACTCCGCGTTCATGGCCGGGATGCTCCACGACATCGGCAAGCTGCTGGTGCTGCGGGTGATCGACGAGCTCACCGCGAGCCGACCGGACTTCGACCCGCCGGAAGGTCTCGTGCGCGAGATGCTGGTGAAGCTGCACACGCGCTGCGGCGGCGACCTCCTCGAGAAATGGAGCCTCCCCGCGCTCTACGCGCGGGTCGCCCAGCATCACCACGACCCCGACTTCGCCGACGACGACGAGCTCCTGCTCGTGGTCCGGCTCGTCGACCAGGCCTGCAACAAGCTCGGGATCGGCATCGAGCCCCAGCCTGACCTGAACCTCGCGGCGTCCGCGGAGGCGCAGGTGCTCGGGGTCAGCGAGGTGATCGCGGCAGAACTCGAGATCCAACTCGAGGACGCCCAATCCTACGCCTGA
- a CDS encoding PEP-CTERM sorting domain-containing protein (PEP-CTERM proteins occur, often in large numbers, in the proteomes of bacteria that also encode an exosortase, a predicted intramembrane cysteine proteinase. The presence of a PEP-CTERM domain at a protein's C-terminus predicts cleavage within the sorting domain, followed by covalent anchoring to some some component of the (usually Gram-negative) cell surface. Many PEP-CTERM proteins exhibit an unusual sequence composition that includes large numbers of potential glycosylation sites. Expression of one such protein has been shown restore the ability of a bacterium to form floc, a type of biofilm.) codes for MKIRFHLLALVLALAAPAHAQLFDVTIDPVDFDRWMYPFNGTPGVRNAASTFIALDPCFDNKDGQFVIAVDTAAAGIPTGQGLSNYSFITIRVTATHSFVSAGGAGMTYDPTYDAWQTYLDPMDPLYVADGDSGRPIELYGVGIRTPYVGPLSFNPLTAGPTEFEEAERFTEVPFDPMDMPCLGQTPGIRNIYPLGFGTPDPEDDVSNNVQRNAPLTGSGFDVTPWAIGESTSGLTPGDPVPEGAFNVSAGETFEFILDLSDPDIENYVKEGLNAGTLSFAITSMHSTGAMSSDSNPNFYTFESTDTAAIDPTVEIGVIVPEPGVGALLAAGGLLVVCLARRRNR; via the coding sequence ATGAAGATCCGATTCCACTTACTCGCACTGGTGCTCGCGCTCGCCGCGCCGGCACACGCCCAGCTGTTCGACGTGACCATCGATCCGGTTGACTTCGACCGCTGGATGTATCCCTTCAACGGGACGCCCGGGGTCCGCAACGCAGCCTCGACGTTCATTGCATTGGATCCCTGCTTCGACAACAAGGACGGGCAGTTCGTGATCGCCGTCGACACGGCGGCTGCGGGGATCCCGACCGGCCAGGGACTCTCGAACTACAGCTTCATCACCATCCGCGTGACTGCGACCCACTCCTTCGTGTCGGCGGGCGGCGCGGGCATGACCTACGACCCGACCTACGACGCCTGGCAGACCTACCTCGATCCGATGGACCCGCTCTACGTCGCGGACGGAGACTCGGGGCGTCCCATCGAACTCTACGGCGTCGGCATTCGAACGCCCTACGTCGGCCCGCTCTCCTTCAACCCGCTGACGGCCGGTCCCACCGAGTTCGAAGAAGCCGAGCGCTTCACCGAGGTGCCCTTCGATCCCATGGACATGCCCTGCCTGGGTCAGACGCCAGGGATTCGCAACATCTATCCCCTCGGCTTCGGTACGCCCGACCCCGAAGACGACGTGTCCAACAACGTGCAGCGCAACGCGCCGCTCACGGGCAGCGGCTTCGACGTCACGCCGTGGGCGATCGGGGAGTCCACCTCGGGCCTCACGCCTGGGGATCCGGTACCCGAAGGCGCCTTCAACGTGTCCGCGGGCGAGACCTTCGAGTTCATCCTCGACCTCTCCGATCCCGACATCGAGAACTACGTGAAGGAAGGCCTCAACGCGGGGACGCTCTCCTTCGCGATCACGTCGATGCACTCGACGGGTGCCATGTCCAGTGACTCCAACCCGAACTTCTACACCTTCGAGTCGACCGACACGGCGGCCATCGACCCGACCGTCGAGATCGGCGTCATCGTTCCCGAACCCGGTGTCGGGGCCCTGCTGGCTGCCGGCGGGTTGCTGGTTGTGTGCTTGGCCCGGCGTCGAAATCGTTGA
- a CDS encoding DNRLRE domain-containing protein, whose amino-acid sequence MRSASLHLIALWMILAMPAPAPADTYLIQSGEDSAPYAFLPDLARGFRNSAYAFTNTLGGSDHSFEYYIRYDLPPELTQPGTVVQYAYAWLYYGFDYTLFGDTTAEVGEVQCHETLAPWSQATLTWNNRPPIGPVIDGWEDITALGLYFCDITALVQQWVDGAPNHGIAVTSDELRVIGFWTFEDGTVSPNFKPSLLVETLPEPTMTAGLLCGGAAVLALRRVRARRESKSARKSQMKTRSS is encoded by the coding sequence ATGCGAAGCGCGTCTCTCCATCTGATCGCCCTCTGGATGATCCTGGCGATGCCAGCGCCCGCACCAGCGGATACCTATCTGATCCAGTCCGGAGAGGACTCGGCTCCGTATGCGTTCCTTCCCGACCTCGCGCGTGGCTTCCGAAACAGCGCCTACGCCTTCACCAACACCCTGGGCGGTTCGGACCACAGCTTCGAGTACTACATCCGCTACGACCTGCCCCCCGAGCTCACCCAGCCGGGCACGGTCGTTCAGTACGCCTACGCGTGGCTCTACTACGGGTTCGACTACACGCTGTTTGGCGACACCACCGCCGAAGTGGGCGAGGTCCAGTGCCACGAGACCCTGGCCCCCTGGAGCCAGGCCACCCTCACCTGGAACAACCGCCCACCGATCGGCCCGGTCATCGACGGCTGGGAGGACATCACCGCGCTCGGGCTGTACTTCTGCGACATCACCGCACTGGTGCAGCAATGGGTCGACGGTGCGCCGAATCACGGCATTGCGGTCACCTCGGACGAACTCCGCGTGATCGGTTTCTGGACTTTCGAGGACGGCACGGTCAGTCCCAACTTCAAGCCGAGCCTCCTCGTCGAGACGCTTCCCGAACCCACGATGACCGCAGGACTGCTCTGTGGCGGCGCAGCCGTGCTCGCGTTGCGCCGCGTCCGCGCAAGACGGGAATCCAAGAGCGCGCGGAAATCCCAGATGAAGACTAGGAGTTCATGA
- a CDS encoding TonB-dependent receptor yields the protein MRWLCLMLALLAYTPAPLFAQDADERDGTTVGDDEIDEGGEVDEGGDIEVRDQRLRPVEVFQDTAIETETVTEEQVKAIPATDAAEVLQYLAGIRTSQRIQGQEAAISIEGMPPEYTKLLVDGERWSGEIGGVGDAADIPLQNVKRIELLRGNQGVRYGSDSGGGVVNIITHDAPSEGWKFGFRGAGGSDRRAIGGGTGALRLGPIGFSLSGEYDQINGFDEPSDPDIVSAQVGGDESQTQSYFLYAKWDAPIGDAITLRGNAAARIEDDDFVPEDSDDNLPRTDTNYRVNTGIEWLALDSTQVTVNGNYYAVETDSDVGRSFTLFEDEWKGELLVDHYMTTWEVEHSIVAGVESLVQRLRLDEGTLPPNIENDGLAAGRREDESFFNPSVYIQTESALTDWFSLVLGGRIRFHSEFEERVLPQAAILLKPHDTLKLRASGGLNYRTPSLRDLFQPPTPQLGGAYFLAGNENLEPEDSLSLRGSFEWSPFDWVSLSSSAFYNDIDDFIRSQFAETISIGTTTVLVDPTFTPEIAAICQAQRMFFPDPADWTPECVAFFSGMQVAQQLPLNSNVFRKTNLDSVITWGGEAQLRLRYGRWVQVLVDYTFLRTEVKDSNIDADELPNEPEHAVTGRAVFRVPHLETQITGTALYRSGVIPERSGTGLLSFADSTARTDPSYRFDVRVVQPLPDSWSLPGAGRISLFGDFLNVTDERREDSYSIRGRSFFVGLVGEFSSPAL from the coding sequence ATGCGTTGGCTCTGCCTCATGCTGGCTCTGCTTGCCTACACGCCTGCTCCGCTCTTCGCCCAAGACGCGGACGAGCGCGATGGGACCACTGTTGGCGACGACGAGATCGATGAAGGCGGCGAGGTCGACGAGGGCGGCGACATCGAGGTGCGCGACCAGCGCCTGCGACCGGTCGAGGTGTTCCAGGACACGGCGATCGAGACGGAGACGGTGACCGAGGAGCAGGTCAAGGCGATCCCGGCGACCGACGCCGCCGAGGTCCTCCAGTACCTGGCCGGGATCCGCACCTCTCAGCGCATCCAGGGGCAGGAGGCCGCGATCTCGATCGAGGGCATGCCCCCCGAGTACACCAAGCTCCTCGTCGACGGCGAGCGGTGGAGCGGCGAGATCGGGGGCGTCGGGGATGCCGCCGACATCCCCCTGCAGAACGTCAAACGCATCGAGCTGCTGCGGGGAAACCAGGGCGTTCGTTACGGCAGCGATTCGGGCGGCGGCGTCGTCAACATCATCACCCACGACGCCCCGAGCGAGGGGTGGAAGTTCGGGTTCCGGGGCGCCGGCGGCAGCGATCGCAGGGCGATCGGCGGCGGCACGGGCGCGCTGCGACTCGGGCCCATCGGCTTCTCGCTCTCGGGGGAGTACGACCAGATCAACGGGTTCGACGAGCCCTCCGACCCCGACATCGTGTCGGCCCAGGTCGGTGGCGACGAATCCCAGACCCAGTCCTACTTCCTGTACGCGAAGTGGGATGCCCCGATCGGCGACGCGATCACCCTGCGCGGCAACGCCGCCGCGCGGATCGAGGACGACGACTTCGTCCCCGAAGACAGCGACGACAACCTGCCGCGCACCGACACGAACTACCGCGTCAACACGGGAATCGAATGGCTCGCCCTCGACAGCACGCAGGTGACGGTCAACGGCAACTACTACGCCGTCGAGACCGACTCGGACGTCGGTCGGTCCTTTACGCTCTTCGAAGACGAGTGGAAGGGGGAACTGCTCGTCGACCACTACATGACGACGTGGGAAGTCGAGCACTCGATCGTGGCGGGCGTCGAATCCCTCGTGCAGCGCCTGCGCCTGGACGAAGGCACCCTGCCCCCCAACATCGAGAACGACGGGCTCGCAGCGGGACGACGGGAGGACGAGTCCTTCTTCAACCCGAGCGTCTACATCCAGACCGAGAGCGCGCTCACGGATTGGTTCTCACTGGTGCTCGGCGGTCGGATCCGCTTCCACAGCGAATTCGAGGAGCGCGTGCTGCCCCAGGCGGCCATTCTCTTGAAGCCCCACGACACCCTGAAGCTGCGCGCATCGGGCGGCCTCAACTACCGCACGCCCTCACTGCGCGACCTGTTCCAGCCCCCCACGCCCCAACTCGGAGGCGCCTACTTCCTGGCGGGGAACGAGAACCTCGAGCCGGAAGACTCGCTCTCGTTGCGCGGCAGCTTCGAGTGGAGCCCCTTCGACTGGGTCAGCCTCTCGAGTTCGGCGTTCTACAACGACATCGACGACTTCATTCGGTCCCAGTTCGCCGAGACGATCTCCATTGGCACGACGACCGTCCTCGTCGATCCAACCTTCACCCCCGAGATCGCGGCGATTTGCCAAGCCCAACGGATGTTCTTCCCGGATCCCGCCGACTGGACACCCGAGTGCGTCGCCTTCTTTTCGGGGATGCAGGTGGCGCAGCAGCTACCCCTGAATTCCAACGTCTTCCGAAAGACGAACCTCGACTCCGTGATCACCTGGGGGGGTGAAGCCCAGCTGCGGCTTCGCTATGGCCGGTGGGTGCAAGTGCTCGTGGACTACACCTTCCTCCGGACGGAAGTCAAAGACTCGAACATCGACGCCGACGAGCTCCCGAACGAGCCCGAGCATGCGGTGACGGGTCGCGCGGTGTTCCGGGTCCCCCACCTCGAAACCCAGATCACGGGCACGGCCCTGTACCGGAGCGGTGTCATCCCCGAGCGCAGCGGCACGGGCCTGCTGTCCTTCGCTGACTCGACCGCTCGTACCGACCCGTCGTACCGATTCGATGTGCGGGTGGTCCAGCCCCTCCCCGACTCGTGGTCACTTCCAGGAGCCGGTCGTATTTCCCTGTTCGGCGACTTTCTCAACGTGACCGACGAGCGTCGAGAGGACTCCTACTCGATCCGCGGTCGTTCCTTCTTCGTCGGCCTCGTCGGCGAATTCAGCTCCCCGGCCCTCTAG
- a CDS encoding TonB family protein: MTRSPQRRSWLGRALAASLVVHAAAAFWLQGTATATHAPMAPELSVQVRVVELPPAPHEVPEAVPEPPEPVTEPKPIARPVAKPKPKPEPAPVAAEPTPEPAEEAAEPAPPVVAAASSEAQVVAALPVPSVAPGPSIADELQRWRALVKQKITAQRRYPAMARRRGTEGMVRLVIAVGPSGEVKSIETPGRSPQVLSHEARRAVERAAPFAPPPGGARKIKFNMRFDLDG, from the coding sequence GTGACCCGTTCCCCCCAACGACGAAGCTGGCTCGGCCGCGCGCTCGCGGCCTCACTCGTCGTGCATGCCGCCGCCGCCTTCTGGCTGCAGGGAACCGCCACCGCGACCCATGCGCCGATGGCGCCCGAACTCTCGGTCCAGGTGCGGGTCGTCGAACTCCCGCCGGCCCCGCACGAGGTGCCCGAGGCGGTCCCCGAGCCGCCGGAACCGGTGACCGAGCCGAAGCCGATCGCGAGACCCGTCGCCAAGCCCAAGCCCAAACCGGAACCGGCCCCCGTCGCGGCCGAGCCCACTCCGGAACCGGCGGAAGAAGCAGCCGAGCCGGCACCACCCGTCGTCGCGGCCGCCAGCTCCGAGGCGCAGGTCGTGGCGGCGTTGCCCGTGCCGTCCGTCGCCCCCGGTCCGTCCATTGCCGACGAACTGCAACGCTGGCGCGCGCTGGTCAAGCAGAAGATCACTGCGCAGAGGCGCTATCCGGCGATGGCGCGACGACGCGGCACCGAGGGCATGGTGCGGCTCGTCATCGCGGTAGGCCCCTCGGGCGAGGTGAAGTCGATCGAGACGCCGGGGCGTTCGCCTCAAGTGCTCTCGCACGAGGCCCGTCGCGCGGTCGAGCGCGCAGCGCCCTTCGCTCCGCCGCCTGGTGGCGCCCGCAAGATCAAGTTCAACATGCGCTTCGATCTCGACGGCTAG
- the hemP gene encoding hemin uptake protein HemP, with protein sequence MQPIEANPAAAAPKAPDQAVRTVNATDILGPAGLLRIELDGELYTLRLTRNHRLILTK encoded by the coding sequence ATGCAGCCCATCGAGGCCAATCCCGCCGCTGCGGCGCCCAAGGCGCCGGACCAGGCCGTCCGGACCGTCAACGCGACAGACATCCTCGGACCTGCCGGACTCCTGCGGATCGAACTCGACGGCGAGCTCTACACGTTGCGCCTGACCCGCAACCACCGCCTGATCCTGACCAAGTAG
- a CDS encoding ABC transporter substrate-binding protein, with protein MMIRSGRMAALTLLVLLTAAATASAEAAKSLRVATLLPSVEDALRDLPGVEVVAGVRRSFTAPERTDVIDLGSPHHPNVERLATSRADLVIADALINGHLEEMLTRFGAEVMMIDTTSVEGIFAGLVAVGRRVGAEQALEQRVASAREGVNAQKVEAPLRVLALFGTPGKFQVITDQNWIGSLLDTLALENLGAGVRGEQRIPGFVAVSQEHLSTLRPDLVLLVAHGDPRAIQGELQKQLAGNGPLGQLGKSASHGVHVLRPDLFMGNPGLALPAAAEALAAYAATTPSVAAP; from the coding sequence ATGATGATTCGAAGCGGCCGCATGGCGGCCCTGACCCTGCTCGTGCTCCTGACGGCGGCGGCCACAGCGTCCGCTGAGGCTGCGAAATCGCTGCGCGTGGCCACGCTGCTGCCCAGCGTCGAAGACGCGCTGCGCGACCTGCCGGGGGTCGAGGTCGTCGCCGGCGTCCGTCGTTCCTTTACTGCGCCCGAACGAACCGATGTGATCGACCTCGGCAGTCCGCACCATCCCAACGTCGAGCGCCTGGCGACGTCCCGGGCGGACCTGGTGATCGCCGACGCCCTGATCAATGGCCACCTCGAGGAGATGCTCACCCGCTTCGGCGCCGAGGTGATGATGATCGACACGACGAGTGTCGAAGGCATCTTTGCCGGCCTCGTCGCGGTGGGACGCCGGGTGGGGGCCGAGCAGGCCCTCGAGCAGCGTGTGGCATCGGCCCGCGAAGGGGTGAATGCGCAGAAGGTCGAGGCGCCGCTCCGTGTGCTCGCCCTGTTCGGCACGCCGGGCAAGTTCCAGGTGATCACCGACCAGAACTGGATCGGCAGTCTGCTCGACACGCTGGCTCTCGAGAATCTGGGGGCTGGGGTGAGGGGCGAGCAGCGAATCCCCGGATTCGTCGCCGTCAGCCAGGAGCATCTCTCCACGTTGCGCCCGGACCTCGTGCTGCTGGTGGCCCATGGGGATCCCCGCGCGATCCAGGGCGAATTGCAGAAGCAGCTCGCGGGCAACGGTCCGCTCGGCCAGCTCGGCAAGTCGGCGTCCCACGGCGTCCACGTGCTGCGCCCCGATCTCTTCATGGGCAATCCTGGGCTCGCCCTGCCTGCCGCGGCCGAAGCCCTCGCGGCATACGCGGCCACGACGCCGTCCGTCGCTGCGCCGTGA
- a CDS encoding iron ABC transporter permease codes for MSRLWGQLRTLYLRLRERPSFWAMLLTAGVGAAALHALTTGAVAVPLAELWPALIDEEHAFHAVVFDVRLPRIVGAVLVGASLACAGALMQTVVRNPLADPGLIGVSAGAGVAVLLVIVLAPEATLALPFFAFLGASTALTVLIASAWTKARTPAPLRIILSGVALQALGLGLLAILQFFYADRAPAFVAFVIGSLNGLSWTDVGIVLVPTVIGLSLALIGIRTLNLLLFDDATASGVGLRVRAARLAASGLSALLAAGAVSVAGLVAFVGLIVPNGIRLLTGPDHKVLIPLTALGGALLMICADTLGRTAVAPLELPVGALLALIGGPYFLVLLRWKLV; via the coding sequence GTGAGCCGACTTTGGGGACAACTCCGGACGCTCTACCTGCGTCTGCGCGAGCGCCCCAGTTTCTGGGCGATGCTCTTGACCGCGGGCGTGGGAGCAGCAGCGTTGCATGCACTCACGACCGGAGCGGTCGCGGTGCCCCTCGCGGAGCTGTGGCCGGCTCTCATCGATGAGGAGCATGCCTTCCATGCCGTCGTCTTCGACGTGCGGTTGCCGCGGATCGTCGGGGCCGTCCTGGTCGGAGCATCGCTGGCCTGCGCCGGGGCGCTAATGCAGACCGTCGTGCGCAACCCGCTGGCCGACCCTGGCTTGATCGGGGTGAGTGCCGGTGCGGGCGTCGCGGTCCTGCTGGTGATCGTACTGGCACCCGAAGCGACGTTGGCTCTGCCGTTCTTTGCCTTCCTCGGGGCGAGCACTGCCCTGACCGTGCTGATCGCGAGCGCCTGGACCAAGGCGCGCACGCCGGCGCCCCTCCGGATCATCCTCTCGGGCGTTGCGCTTCAGGCGCTCGGTCTCGGGCTACTCGCGATCCTCCAGTTCTTCTACGCCGACCGCGCGCCGGCCTTCGTGGCGTTCGTGATCGGATCGCTGAACGGTCTTTCCTGGACCGACGTCGGCATCGTGCTGGTCCCTACCGTGATCGGGCTGAGTCTGGCGCTGATCGGGATCCGCACCCTCAACCTGCTGCTCTTCGACGACGCCACGGCGAGTGGCGTCGGGCTCCGGGTGCGCGCAGCACGGCTCGCCGCGTCGGGTCTGTCGGCGCTCTTGGCCGCCGGTGCGGTCAGCGTCGCCGGGCTGGTCGCTTTCGTCGGACTGATCGTGCCCAACGGGATCCGGCTGCTGACGGGGCCGGACCACAAGGTCTTGATCCCGCTCACCGCTCTGGGCGGTGCGCTGCTCATGATTTGCGCCGACACCCTGGGACGCACGGCGGTGGCGCCGCTCGAGCTGCCCGTGGGCGCTCTGCTCGCGCTGATCGGCGGACCGTACTTCCTCGTGCTGCTCCGGTGGAAGCTGGTATGA
- a CDS encoding ABC transporter ATP-binding protein: MTAILEAKRVCARHDGGDHDAIRDVSLAIAPGEIVVLLGPNGSGKSTLLASLAGEIPPREGSVQLDGKDLREYKPKAFARRVARLPQDPATPEGLSVGSLVMSGRHPHLGFFEAPGPEDAAAVRRGLEAVGLSDAAHRSVDRLSGGERRRAWIAMVLAQEADVLLLDEPTAALDLRHQWEVLDNLSRISQDRGITVVAALHDLEQAASLAHRVAVMHRGRLYDLGPPERCLREDTIRDVYQVDALLQKEDGALRMRVRGPADPLRSL, encoded by the coding sequence ATGACGGCGATCCTCGAGGCGAAGCGCGTCTGTGCGCGTCATGACGGTGGAGATCACGACGCGATTCGCGACGTCAGCCTGGCCATCGCGCCGGGCGAGATCGTCGTACTCCTCGGGCCGAACGGTTCGGGGAAGAGCACGCTGCTCGCCTCGCTCGCTGGTGAGATCCCGCCGCGCGAGGGGAGCGTCCAACTCGACGGGAAGGATCTTCGCGAGTACAAGCCGAAAGCGTTCGCGCGCCGCGTAGCGCGATTGCCTCAGGATCCGGCTACGCCGGAGGGGCTTTCGGTCGGGTCCCTGGTCATGAGCGGGCGCCACCCCCACCTCGGTTTCTTCGAGGCGCCGGGCCCCGAAGATGCCGCCGCCGTGCGTCGCGGTCTGGAGGCCGTCGGCCTCTCGGACGCCGCGCATCGCTCCGTCGATCGCCTCTCGGGCGGGGAGCGACGCCGCGCCTGGATCGCCATGGTGTTGGCGCAAGAGGCGGACGTGCTGTTGCTCGACGAGCCGACGGCAGCCCTCGATCTGCGGCACCAGTGGGAAGTGCTCGACAACCTGTCGCGCATCTCCCAAGACCGCGGCATCACCGTCGTGGCCGCACTCCACGACCTCGAGCAGGCGGCGAGCCTGGCCCACCGGGTGGCCGTGATGCACCGCGGCCGTCTCTACGACCTCGGGCCCCCGGAGCGCTGCTTGCGCGAGGACACGATTCGCGACGTCTACCAGGTAGACGCGCTGTTGCAGAAAGAAGACGGCGCTCTGCGGATGCGCGTGCGGGGACCTGCAGACCCGCTGCGCAGCCTATGA
- a CDS encoding MotA/TolQ/ExbB proton channel family protein, with the protein MIRIVCVALGLAFAAVAGAQESATQAVAAYDQLPPPASERTLADWYAMGGWVMHLLVACSVIAVAIGLERAVSLRSGAVAPRRLTKALVKAASSADFALFEEHNRKSSSALASLGGNLLEAWRRTRDRVATEEALEVAASSETARLSRNLSLLSSVGNVATLLGLLGTVLGMIEAFETIASQGSSDAAVVAGGIFRALVTTAAGLSIGIFAFTLHALLRRRVEGWIERLEDDLTEVLDALETVESTELLPAREEALEPQAAAS; encoded by the coding sequence GTGATCCGGATCGTCTGCGTCGCGCTCGGACTCGCCTTCGCGGCGGTGGCTGGGGCCCAGGAATCGGCCACCCAGGCCGTGGCGGCCTACGACCAGTTGCCGCCGCCCGCGAGCGAGCGAACCCTCGCCGACTGGTACGCCATGGGCGGCTGGGTGATGCACCTGCTCGTTGCCTGTTCGGTGATCGCGGTTGCCATCGGCCTCGAGCGCGCGGTTTCGCTTCGCTCCGGGGCGGTGGCGCCGAGGCGGCTGACGAAAGCGCTGGTCAAGGCGGCCAGCTCGGCGGACTTCGCCCTCTTCGAAGAGCACAACCGGAAGTCGAGCTCGGCTCTGGCATCCCTCGGCGGAAACCTCCTGGAGGCCTGGCGACGTACCCGCGATCGCGTTGCGACCGAAGAGGCTCTCGAGGTGGCCGCGAGTTCGGAAACGGCTCGACTGTCCCGCAATCTCTCGCTGCTTTCGTCGGTCGGGAACGTCGCCACGCTCCTTGGCCTGCTCGGAACGGTTCTCGGGATGATCGAAGCCTTCGAGACGATCGCGAGTCAGGGATCGAGTGATGCAGCGGTGGTGGCGGGCGGCATCTTCCGCGCGCTGGTGACCACGGCGGCTGGCCTTTCGATCGGCATTTTCGCTTTTACGCTTCATGCACTCTTGCGCCGGCGGGTCGAGGGTTGGATCGAGCGGCTCGAGGACGACCTCACCGAGGTCCTCGACGCGCTCGAGACCGTCGAGTCGACCGAGCTTCTGCCGGCCCGCGAGGAGGCTCTCGAGCCCCAAGCGGCCGCGTCATGA
- a CDS encoding biopolymer transporter ExbD, which translates to MRIARGVEAEDNGMGLTPLIDVVFLLLIFFIVATSFNEPRLSLELPAAETAAMSEPVEAVRVEIRNSGEIVVDGETTTLLDLDSLFAKRAGDVDVVELRAELAVPHGSVVEVLDRARAHGLTEVSIAVEPRAGPAPANP; encoded by the coding sequence ATGAGGATCGCGCGCGGCGTCGAAGCCGAGGACAACGGCATGGGGCTCACGCCGCTCATCGACGTGGTCTTCCTGCTCCTGATCTTCTTCATCGTCGCCACGTCGTTCAACGAGCCGCGCCTGTCGCTGGAGCTCCCCGCGGCCGAGACGGCCGCGATGAGTGAGCCGGTCGAAGCCGTGCGCGTCGAGATCCGCAACTCGGGCGAGATCGTCGTCGACGGCGAGACGACCACGCTGCTCGATCTCGACAGCCTGTTCGCGAAGCGTGCCGGCGATGTCGACGTCGTCGAGCTGCGCGCTGAACTCGCGGTGCCCCACGGCTCCGTGGTCGAAGTTCTGGACCGAGCCCGTGCGCACGGTCTGACGGAGGTATCCATCGCGGTCGAACCGCGCGCGGGGCCTGCACCCGCGAATCCATGA